The Ferroacidibacillus organovorans genome contains a region encoding:
- a CDS encoding dihydrolipoamide acetyltransferase family protein, translating to MAEIRMPKLGESVTEGTIGRWLKQIGDSVALYEPIAEVITDKVNAEIPAETAGTLTEIYIKENETVPVGTRIAFIKEAGESGDRETPLVSASREKVEVSALEMPHAKDQDDASRSRYSPAVVRLAQEHNVALDKLRGTGLGGRITRKDVLLAVEQGAKGVKGERASQPSGGGTFATSVEQNPPSSANASSQRAFEPTMSAQKKDASGHLGARDVSMPITPIRRTIATRMKMSKHEIPHAWMMVEADVTGMHQLRARHKAAFREREGIELTYFPFFLRAVAEALKAYPLVNSEWTDDAILIRGDIHLSIAVATSDALVVPVIHNADQLTVTGLAHAVSDLATRARSNRLTLDDVKGGTFTVNNTGAFGSIQSQPIINAPQAAILSVESIVQRPVIRGGDSIAIRSMVNLCMSLDHRILDGFIAGQFIKSVKQRVEAYTVDSDF from the coding sequence TTGGCTGAGATCCGCATGCCAAAGCTTGGTGAGAGTGTCACGGAAGGAACGATCGGGCGCTGGCTAAAGCAGATCGGCGATTCCGTTGCGCTTTATGAGCCGATTGCCGAAGTGATTACAGATAAAGTGAATGCGGAGATTCCCGCCGAAACTGCAGGGACGCTTACGGAGATTTATATCAAGGAAAACGAAACGGTTCCTGTGGGAACGCGGATTGCCTTTATCAAAGAGGCGGGTGAGAGCGGAGACCGTGAAACACCCCTTGTATCAGCCAGCCGTGAAAAAGTAGAAGTGTCGGCGCTTGAGATGCCGCACGCAAAGGATCAGGATGACGCTTCGCGCAGCCGCTATTCTCCCGCTGTTGTGCGTTTGGCGCAGGAACACAATGTGGCGCTTGACAAACTGCGCGGGACAGGGCTTGGCGGGCGCATCACACGAAAAGATGTGCTGCTCGCAGTGGAACAAGGCGCAAAGGGCGTGAAGGGAGAGCGCGCCAGCCAGCCAAGCGGTGGCGGGACGTTCGCGACATCTGTCGAGCAAAATCCTCCTTCCAGTGCAAATGCATCAAGCCAACGCGCGTTTGAGCCGACGATGTCTGCGCAAAAAAAGGACGCGTCAGGCCATCTTGGAGCCCGCGACGTAAGCATGCCAATCACGCCGATTCGGCGAACGATCGCCACGCGCATGAAGATGAGCAAACACGAGATTCCGCACGCCTGGATGATGGTTGAGGCTGATGTTACGGGGATGCATCAATTGCGCGCGCGCCACAAAGCGGCGTTTCGCGAACGTGAAGGCATTGAACTGACTTATTTCCCGTTTTTTTTGCGCGCGGTTGCGGAAGCGCTCAAGGCATATCCGCTGGTTAACAGCGAGTGGACCGATGACGCGATTCTCATCAGGGGGGATATCCATCTCTCCATCGCGGTGGCAACGAGTGACGCACTGGTCGTGCCTGTCATTCACAACGCCGATCAACTGACGGTGACGGGGCTTGCGCACGCCGTGTCAGATCTCGCCACGCGTGCCAGATCCAATCGTCTCACGCTCGACGATGTAAAAGGCGGTACATTTACAGTGAACAACACGGGAGCTTTTGGCTCGATTCAATCGCAACCGATTATCAATGCCCCACAGGCGGCCATCTTGTCTGTCGAATCCATCGTGCAGCGTCCGGTGATCCGCGGCGGCGATAGTATTGCGATTCGTTCCATGGTAAACTTGTGTATGAGCTTGGATCATCGCATTTTGGATGGCTTTATTGCAGGGCAATTTATCAAATCGGTCAAACAGCGTGTTGAGGCGTATACGGTGGATTCTGATTTTTAG
- the lipA gene encoding lipoyl synthase: MDEPVLRRPDWLKVQLKTTGDFQDLKKIMRGERLHTVCEEARCPNIYECWANRTATFMILGDTCTRACRFCAVHSGKPTELDLQEPARVADAVVKMGLRHVVVTSVARDDLEDGGALVFAKTIEAIRTARPECSIEVLIPDFMGNRASLQTVMDAHPAILNHNVETVKRLTPRVRSKATYERTLELLGRAYEMNQGIPTKSSIMIGVGETWEEILQTMDDLRAVNVSILTIGQYLQPTRKHLRVARYYTPEEFKALKDEGIKRGFRHVESGPLVRSSYHAHEQATGAAGAIHA; the protein is encoded by the coding sequence ATGGATGAACCGGTTTTGCGGCGTCCTGATTGGCTGAAGGTTCAGTTAAAGACCACAGGTGATTTTCAGGATCTCAAGAAAATCATGCGCGGCGAACGGTTACATACAGTGTGTGAAGAGGCGCGTTGCCCAAACATTTATGAGTGTTGGGCCAATCGCACCGCGACATTTATGATTCTTGGCGATACGTGCACAAGAGCGTGCCGGTTTTGCGCAGTTCACTCTGGCAAGCCGACAGAGCTTGACCTTCAGGAACCGGCGCGCGTGGCAGATGCAGTTGTGAAGATGGGACTGCGCCACGTTGTCGTCACTTCGGTTGCCCGCGACGACCTTGAGGATGGCGGGGCGCTTGTCTTTGCTAAAACGATCGAGGCGATTCGAACAGCTCGCCCGGAATGCTCGATTGAGGTTCTTATCCCTGATTTTATGGGGAATCGCGCTTCACTTCAAACTGTGATGGACGCGCATCCGGCGATACTGAATCACAACGTGGAAACGGTCAAGCGTTTGACACCGCGTGTTCGCTCAAAGGCAACCTACGAGCGGACACTTGAACTGCTCGGGCGCGCCTATGAGATGAATCAGGGCATTCCCACCAAATCGAGTATCATGATCGGCGTGGGAGAGACTTGGGAGGAGATCCTTCAGACGATGGATGATCTGCGCGCTGTCAACGTCTCCATTTTGACGATTGGACAGTACCTTCAACCGACGCGAAAACATCTGCGCGTCGCGCGCTATTACACGCCTGAAGAGTTTAAGGCACTAAAGGATGAAGGGATCAAGCGCGGATTTCGACATGTCGAGTCCGGGCCGCTCGTGCGCAGTTCTTATCACGCTCATGAACAGGCGACAGGCGCTGCAGGTGCCATTCACGCGTAG
- a CDS encoding MogA/MoaB family molybdenum cofactor biosynthesis protein, whose product MESENTAFVITVSDGVSSGTREDQGGQLVAEYLLALSFIVHRTVVPDDRLQIERALRAAVEKQCALVVTTGGTGLGPRDVTPEATRSVMEREVPGLAEQMRRIGLEQTPFAILSRGVCGVSARTLILNVPGNPKGAVDSLKAVAPVLKHALAVLRRSRYDHALEKD is encoded by the coding sequence ATGGAGAGCGAAAACACGGCTTTTGTCATCACGGTCAGCGACGGTGTATCTTCAGGAACGAGAGAAGATCAAGGGGGGCAGCTCGTGGCGGAATATCTTCTCGCGCTTTCGTTTATCGTTCATCGCACTGTGGTGCCTGACGATCGTTTGCAAATTGAGCGTGCGCTTCGCGCGGCGGTAGAAAAACAGTGCGCGCTCGTTGTCACGACGGGCGGCACTGGACTCGGTCCACGCGATGTCACGCCAGAGGCGACGCGAAGCGTGATGGAGCGTGAGGTGCCTGGGTTGGCTGAGCAGATGCGGCGAATTGGACTGGAGCAAACGCCGTTTGCGATTCTGTCGCGAGGCGTTTGCGGAGTGTCTGCGCGCACGCTGATTTTAAACGTCCCTGGCAATCCAAAAGGTGCAGTCGACTCCCTCAAGGCGGTTGCACCTGTCCTCAAGCACGCGTTGGCCGTCTTGCGGCGGTCGCGCTATGATCACGCGCTAGAAAAGGACTGA
- a CDS encoding molybdenum cofactor biosynthesis protein produces the protein MNIHVRLFAAAAEACGKEQIEVTVERPSPPSIADVRDAIALSYPMLEEILRRAWFAVNEEYATHDVIIHENDRIAIIPPVSGGMQAPREHNTVLHDVLITRDALSVSAMYDHVLRAAAGAVVLFSGTVREFTRGRQTSYLEYEAYEEMALEKMRAVKEACIARFPDAHVALWHRVGRLALTETSVLIGVSTPHRKDAFSAGEFAIDTLKRTVPIWKKEFFSDGQVEWVGPDGPWNPTSDEGDETHATP, from the coding sequence ATGAATATACATGTTCGACTCTTTGCTGCAGCGGCAGAAGCCTGTGGAAAAGAGCAGATCGAAGTAACTGTCGAGCGTCCATCTCCTCCTTCCATCGCCGATGTCCGCGATGCAATTGCGCTTTCCTATCCAATGCTTGAAGAAATTCTTCGCCGAGCGTGGTTTGCGGTGAATGAGGAATACGCCACGCACGATGTGATCATCCATGAAAATGACCGTATCGCGATTATTCCGCCCGTCAGTGGCGGAATGCAGGCGCCGCGCGAGCATAACACTGTACTTCACGATGTGCTCATCACACGCGACGCGCTTTCTGTCAGCGCAATGTACGATCATGTCTTGCGCGCAGCCGCCGGGGCAGTTGTACTGTTTTCCGGCACCGTGCGCGAATTTACGCGCGGCCGTCAGACCTCTTATCTTGAGTATGAGGCCTATGAGGAAATGGCGCTGGAAAAAATGCGCGCCGTGAAAGAGGCGTGTATCGCGCGTTTTCCTGATGCGCACGTTGCACTCTGGCATCGCGTGGGGAGGCTTGCATTGACAGAGACAAGCGTTTTGATCGGCGTGTCTACGCCGCATCGCAAAGACGCATTTTCCGCTGGGGAGTTCGCCATCGACACACTCAAAAGAACCGTTCCCATTTGGAAAAAAGAGTTTTTCTCAGACGGTCAGGTCGAGTGGGTCGGCCCCGATGGCCCTTGGAATCCAACCTCTGACGAGGGAGATGAGACGCATGCAACACCCTGA
- a CDS encoding Leu/Phe/Val dehydrogenase has translation MIFEQLAQYDYEQLVFCHDEKAGLKAIIAIHDTTLGPALGGCRMWSYASEEEAITDALRLARGMTYKAAAAGLDLGGGKTVIIGNAKTDKTEQMFRALGRYIEGLHGRYITAEDVGTTVEDMDRIHQETRYVTGISKAYGSSGNPSPMTAYGVFRGLKAAVKQVYGTDDLGGKTVAVQGLGNVGFGLCEYLHSEGASLIVTDISTDNVQRAVSQFGAKVVDPNEIASVSCDVFAPCALGAVINDQSIEHLRCQIVAGAANNQLAEARHGDWLHEHGILYAPDYVINSGGLINVADELEGYNAERAMKKVSGIYEIMLHLFAISASQNIPTYLAADQLAEQRIAAMRQVRSTFLPVSRSLIHRNGTHS, from the coding sequence ATGATTTTTGAACAACTCGCGCAGTACGATTATGAGCAACTCGTTTTCTGTCATGATGAGAAAGCTGGACTCAAGGCAATTATTGCGATTCATGATACAACGCTTGGACCCGCACTTGGCGGCTGCAGAATGTGGTCGTACGCTTCTGAAGAAGAAGCGATCACCGATGCGCTGCGACTCGCACGCGGTATGACGTATAAAGCTGCGGCCGCTGGCCTTGATTTGGGTGGCGGAAAAACGGTCATTATCGGAAACGCGAAAACGGACAAGACCGAACAGATGTTTCGCGCGCTCGGCCGCTACATCGAAGGATTGCACGGCCGCTATATCACTGCGGAAGATGTCGGAACGACGGTTGAGGATATGGATCGCATCCATCAAGAGACGCGCTATGTCACCGGTATTTCAAAAGCGTACGGGAGTTCTGGCAATCCAAGTCCGATGACGGCGTATGGCGTTTTTCGCGGTCTCAAAGCGGCAGTCAAGCAAGTTTATGGAACGGATGATCTGGGCGGAAAAACGGTTGCGGTTCAGGGACTTGGAAACGTCGGCTTCGGGCTTTGTGAATACCTGCACAGTGAAGGCGCGAGCCTGATTGTCACGGATATATCGACGGACAACGTGCAACGCGCTGTCTCACAATTCGGCGCGAAGGTGGTTGATCCAAATGAAATCGCGTCCGTATCTTGCGATGTTTTTGCGCCTTGTGCGCTTGGCGCTGTGATCAACGATCAGTCCATTGAGCATCTGCGTTGCCAAATTGTCGCAGGAGCCGCAAACAATCAACTCGCAGAGGCGCGCCACGGTGACTGGTTGCATGAACACGGAATTCTTTACGCGCCTGATTATGTGATCAATTCTGGTGGGCTTATCAATGTCGCCGATGAATTGGAAGGGTACAATGCGGAGCGGGCGATGAAAAAGGTGTCTGGCATCTACGAGATCATGCTCCATCTTTTTGCCATTTCAGCGTCACAGAATATCCCGACGTATCTGGCGGCCGACCAACTGGCAGAGCAGCGCATTGCGGCGATGCGCCAGGTGCGCAGCACGTTTTTGCCTGTCTCCCGTTCGCTCATCCATCGAAACGGCACGCATTCCTGA
- the moaC gene encoding cyclic pyranopterin monophosphate synthase MoaC, whose translation MGQRLTHLDEAGHARMVDVSEKSATTREAVAQADLHMLPETLTAIREMTLRKGDVLAVARVAAIQATKRTSELIPLCHPLALRAVEANFIEIDEKTLRILVTVKTTGVTGVEMEALVGATVGALTVYDMCKAIDRGMVIREACLLKKIGGKSGPYEREQEMSR comes from the coding sequence ATGGGTCAACGCCTGACCCATTTGGATGAGGCGGGACACGCGCGCATGGTAGATGTCAGCGAGAAATCAGCAACCACGCGTGAAGCTGTCGCGCAGGCCGACTTGCACATGCTTCCAGAGACGCTCACAGCGATTCGCGAGATGACGCTAAGGAAAGGGGATGTACTCGCGGTGGCGCGCGTCGCCGCGATTCAGGCCACAAAGCGGACTTCTGAGTTGATTCCCCTCTGTCACCCGCTCGCACTCCGTGCGGTTGAAGCTAACTTTATAGAAATTGATGAAAAGACACTGCGCATTCTCGTCACGGTCAAGACGACAGGCGTCACAGGCGTAGAGATGGAGGCGCTCGTCGGCGCAACCGTCGGTGCTCTCACCGTGTATGACATGTGCAAGGCAATCGATCGCGGCATGGTGATCCGCGAGGCTTGCCTGCTCAAGAAAATCGGCGGAAAAAGCGGCCCCTATGAGCGTGAACAGGAGATGTCAAGGTAA
- the lpdA gene encoding dihydrolipoyl dehydrogenase: MTNELDVVVVGGGTGGYVAAIRGAQLGLRVAVVESSDLGGTCLHRGCIPSKALLRTAEVLSTAREADAYGVEARDVRLNLKRAMKRKGSIVETLHRGVTHLMKKHNIEVIRGYGRIMGPSIFSPSAGAVRVTLENGDELTLTPRSTIIATGSSPRALPGLPFDGETILSSDDVLKMEKVPSSILIVGGGAIGVEWASMFQDFGTRVTVVEAMPSLLFQEDEEIGREMTRLFKKRGIAVLTDATLDVSSVARVASGIEVDVVQGERRERVSAEVVLVAVGRSPNVENIGLEATRIQVERGAIVVDSHLRTAEPNIYAIGDVIGGLQLAHVASHEGIHAMETIAGIQNSPIQYDQVARCTYSRPEVASVGISEKVARAAGIMSKWASFPLKQTGRRFFLENRTVLSASSQMLTPAICLVCT, from the coding sequence GTGACAAATGAGTTGGATGTGGTCGTAGTCGGCGGCGGAACCGGTGGGTATGTGGCAGCGATTCGCGGCGCGCAACTAGGGCTGCGCGTCGCCGTTGTCGAGTCAAGTGATTTGGGGGGGACCTGTCTGCATCGTGGGTGTATTCCCTCAAAGGCGCTTTTGCGCACTGCAGAGGTTTTGTCTACCGCCCGAGAGGCAGATGCTTATGGCGTGGAAGCTAGGGATGTGAGGCTGAACCTAAAGCGCGCCATGAAGCGAAAAGGGTCGATTGTCGAGACGCTGCATCGCGGTGTAACGCATTTAATGAAAAAGCATAACATCGAAGTGATCCGCGGTTATGGGCGTATTATGGGACCTTCCATTTTTTCGCCGAGCGCAGGCGCCGTGCGCGTGACGCTTGAAAATGGGGATGAATTGACACTCACGCCGCGCAGCACGATCATTGCGACGGGCTCCAGTCCGCGCGCGCTCCCCGGGCTGCCGTTTGACGGCGAGACAATCCTCTCATCTGACGATGTGCTGAAGATGGAAAAGGTTCCGTCATCCATCCTGATCGTGGGTGGAGGGGCGATCGGTGTAGAGTGGGCATCGATGTTTCAAGATTTTGGCACGCGTGTGACCGTCGTTGAGGCGATGCCTTCGCTTCTTTTTCAAGAAGATGAAGAGATCGGCCGCGAGATGACGAGGCTGTTTAAAAAACGTGGGATCGCGGTTTTGACGGATGCGACGCTTGACGTTTCTTCGGTCGCGCGCGTGGCTTCGGGGATTGAAGTCGACGTGGTGCAAGGTGAGCGGCGTGAACGCGTGTCCGCCGAGGTGGTGCTTGTCGCCGTCGGGAGAAGTCCGAATGTCGAGAATATCGGGCTTGAGGCAACGCGGATCCAGGTGGAACGCGGTGCGATTGTCGTTGACTCCCATCTGCGCACGGCAGAACCGAACATCTACGCGATCGGGGATGTCATCGGTGGACTGCAATTGGCGCACGTCGCGTCGCACGAGGGAATTCATGCGATGGAGACCATCGCGGGGATTCAGAATTCACCGATCCAATACGACCAAGTGGCGCGATGCACCTACAGTCGACCGGAGGTCGCAAGCGTTGGGATAAGCGAAAAGGTGGCGCGCGCCGCGGGCATCATGTCAAAGTGGGCAAGTTTTCCTTTAAAGCAAACGGGAAGGCGCTTCTTTTTGGAGAATCGGACGGTTTTATCCGCATCCTCGCAGATGTTGACACCGGCGATTTGCTTGGTGTGCACATGA
- a CDS encoding sigma-54 interaction domain-containing protein, with translation MTQSDKAKEWGQPQLQLDALIQAMHDAMVAIDLRETIVLFNPSAERLTGVRAEDALGMPVSEVIPNSRLPHILQTGQAEINQVQMLHHRSIVTNRVPVLSPDGDVTGAIAVFRDTTELLDLAAEVLHLKEIQTLLEAIFEATQDAISVVDQHGIGLRINSEYTRLTGLSEQDVIGKAATVDIAEGESMHMRVLKTGQPVRNVSMKVGPYRKDVLVNVAPMRVHDQLIGSVAVIHDLSEMRALTEQLQRANAQIRRLATKITFSDIIAKSPAMLEALEAAKQAARTRATVLLRGESGCGKELFAHAIHQASDRVSGPFLRVNCAALSDSVLESELFGYEEGAFTGARKGGRRGFFEESDGGTLFLDEIAELSIGTQAKLLRVLQEREIIPVGGTRVRHVDVRVIAATHVNLEKAMADGRFREDLYYRLHVLPIAIPPLRKRTQDIPLLAFNFLTRLNAEYGRHVHSIADDALARLLEYAWPGNVRELENVLSRALIRMDYREQIIELRHLVPSLEQRDVATDVFPVLTDDTLANQLKRAERIAIENALKKAHGNREEAAARLGVSVRSLYYKLSRDQE, from the coding sequence GTGACCCAAAGCGACAAAGCCAAAGAGTGGGGACAGCCGCAGCTTCAACTCGACGCGCTCATTCAAGCGATGCACGACGCGATGGTGGCCATCGACCTCCGGGAAACGATCGTTCTGTTCAATCCGTCTGCCGAGCGTCTCACTGGCGTGCGCGCCGAGGATGCGCTTGGCATGCCAGTATCAGAAGTTATCCCAAACAGCCGTCTTCCGCACATCTTGCAGACGGGTCAGGCAGAGATCAATCAAGTGCAAATGCTTCACCACCGCTCGATCGTTACAAACCGCGTCCCCGTCCTCTCACCGGACGGGGACGTGACGGGCGCGATCGCGGTTTTTCGCGATACGACAGAACTGCTCGACTTGGCGGCTGAGGTCCTTCATCTCAAAGAGATCCAGACGCTGCTTGAAGCGATTTTTGAGGCGACGCAGGATGCGATTTCTGTTGTCGATCAACACGGCATTGGACTGCGCATTAATTCGGAATACACCCGTCTGACTGGATTGTCGGAACAGGATGTCATCGGCAAGGCTGCAACGGTTGATATTGCAGAGGGCGAGAGCATGCACATGCGCGTGCTTAAGACGGGACAACCTGTGCGCAATGTTTCCATGAAAGTGGGGCCCTATCGCAAAGACGTTCTGGTGAATGTCGCGCCGATGCGCGTGCACGACCAGTTAATCGGCAGTGTGGCGGTTATCCATGACCTTTCAGAAATGCGGGCGCTCACGGAACAGTTGCAACGAGCGAATGCACAAATTCGGCGACTGGCGACGAAGATTACATTTTCGGATATCATCGCGAAAAGCCCTGCGATGCTCGAGGCGCTCGAAGCGGCAAAACAGGCGGCGCGCACGCGCGCGACGGTGCTTTTGCGCGGCGAGTCAGGCTGTGGGAAGGAACTTTTTGCGCACGCGATCCATCAGGCGAGCGATCGCGTCTCGGGTCCTTTTTTGCGCGTCAATTGCGCGGCGCTTAGCGATTCGGTGCTTGAAAGTGAGTTGTTTGGCTACGAGGAAGGGGCGTTTACAGGCGCGCGCAAAGGCGGGCGACGCGGATTCTTTGAAGAGTCGGACGGCGGCACGCTGTTTCTCGATGAGATCGCGGAGTTGTCAATCGGGACACAGGCGAAACTTTTGCGCGTTCTCCAGGAGCGCGAGATCATCCCGGTGGGCGGTACACGTGTGCGGCATGTTGATGTGCGTGTGATCGCCGCGACGCATGTAAACCTAGAAAAAGCGATGGCGGATGGCCGTTTTCGCGAAGATCTTTATTACCGCCTGCATGTTTTGCCGATCGCCATTCCCCCGCTTCGCAAGAGAACGCAAGATATTCCACTTCTTGCTTTCAATTTTCTCACGCGCCTAAACGCAGAATACGGGCGACATGTGCACTCTATCGCAGATGACGCTTTGGCTCGGCTCCTTGAATACGCGTGGCCAGGCAATGTGCGAGAACTGGAAAATGTACTGAGCCGCGCGTTGATTCGCATGGATTATCGCGAACAGATCATCGAGCTACGCCATCTTGTGCCATCCCTTGAACAGCGGGACGTAGCGACTGATGTTTTTCCTGTCCTAACGGATGATACACTTGCGAACCAACTGAAGCGGGCGGAGCGGATCGCAATCGAAAATGCGCTGAAAAAGGCGCACGGGAATCGCGAAGAAGCGGCGGCGCGCTTGGGTGTCTCTGTGCGCTCGCTCTATTATAAACTTTCACGTGATCAGGAGTAA
- a CDS encoding thiamine pyrophosphate-dependent dehydrogenase E1 component subunit alpha, with product MYRTMVLTRLLDERMWLLNRAGKIPFVVSCKGQEGSQIGAAFALDPARDYVAPYYRDFGVVLRFGMSARDIMLSAYAKAEDPNSGGRQMPGHFSSRTRHILSGSSPVSTQIPHAVGIALAARMRGEKLVTYTSFGEGSSNQGDFHEAANFAGVHKLPVIFFCENNLYAISVPQNRQLGCAHVSDRAIGYGMPGVLVDGNDVLAVYEAVSQAVLRGLNGEGPTLIEAVSYRINPHSSDDDDRSYRSRDEVEEAKKNDALEVFRDELMRCGVWSKEDEEALRKELQRVVDEATEYAQKAPLAEPETTLDHVYAK from the coding sequence ATGTACCGCACGATGGTCTTAACCAGGTTGCTTGATGAGCGCATGTGGCTTTTGAACCGCGCTGGAAAGATTCCCTTTGTCGTATCCTGCAAAGGGCAAGAAGGGTCGCAGATCGGCGCGGCGTTTGCGCTTGATCCAGCGCGCGACTATGTCGCACCGTACTATCGTGATTTTGGCGTCGTTCTCCGCTTTGGCATGAGCGCGCGCGACATCATGCTAAGCGCCTATGCGAAGGCGGAAGACCCAAACAGCGGCGGCAGGCAAATGCCGGGTCACTTCAGTTCGCGCACACGCCATATCCTTAGTGGGTCAAGCCCGGTGTCAACGCAGATCCCGCACGCCGTAGGGATTGCACTTGCGGCGCGCATGCGTGGCGAAAAGCTCGTCACCTACACCTCGTTCGGGGAGGGGTCAAGCAATCAGGGGGATTTTCACGAGGCGGCGAACTTTGCCGGTGTACACAAGCTTCCGGTCATCTTTTTCTGTGAGAATAACCTCTACGCTATCTCCGTGCCTCAGAACCGTCAATTGGGGTGTGCGCATGTTTCTGATCGGGCAATCGGCTACGGTATGCCTGGGGTGCTGGTGGATGGAAACGATGTTTTGGCAGTGTATGAAGCAGTCTCTCAGGCGGTTTTGCGCGGATTGAACGGCGAGGGGCCTACGCTGATTGAAGCGGTATCCTATCGTATCAATCCGCACTCAAGCGATGATGACGATCGCTCGTATCGTTCGCGTGACGAGGTTGAGGAAGCAAAGAAAAACGACGCGCTGGAAGTGTTTCGGGATGAGCTTATGCGCTGTGGCGTGTGGAGCAAAGAGGATGAAGAAGCGCTTCGCAAGGAATTGCAACGCGTGGTTGATGAGGCGACGGAGTATGCGCAAAAGGCTCCTTTGGCTGAGCCGGAAACTACCTTAGATCACGTCTACGCGAAGTGA
- a CDS encoding alpha-ketoacid dehydrogenase subunit beta produces MAVKLYIDAIREAMQEEMRQNPNVFVLGEDVGLRGGVFRVTQGMIEEFGPERVMDTPLAESAIVGVAIGAAAYGMRPIAEIQFADFIMPAVNQIISEAAKLRYRTQGDWHCPLVIRAPYGGGVHGALYHSQSVEALFYHVPGLKIVTPATAADAKGLLRAALRDPDPVLYFEHKGMYRAIRDDVPEGDFTVPIGKARVAREGDDLTVITYGLMVHHTLTAAERLAADGISTHVIDLRSILPLDREAILEAARRTGKVLIVHEDNKTGGIGAEVSALIAEEALFDLDAPIARLCGPDVPAMPFSAPLEAFYMLNSTKIEDAMRKLAAF; encoded by the coding sequence ATGGCAGTGAAACTCTACATTGACGCGATTCGTGAAGCGATGCAAGAAGAGATGCGCCAGAATCCAAATGTCTTTGTGCTTGGCGAGGACGTGGGGTTGCGTGGAGGCGTGTTTCGCGTGACGCAGGGCATGATTGAAGAGTTTGGACCCGAACGCGTCATGGATACGCCGCTTGCCGAGTCAGCGATTGTTGGTGTCGCGATTGGCGCGGCGGCCTACGGCATGCGTCCGATCGCAGAGATTCAGTTTGCGGATTTTATCATGCCAGCGGTCAACCAGATTATCAGCGAAGCGGCAAAACTGCGCTATCGGACACAGGGCGACTGGCATTGTCCACTCGTCATCCGCGCCCCGTATGGCGGAGGTGTGCACGGCGCACTCTATCACTCGCAGAGTGTGGAAGCGCTTTTTTACCATGTACCAGGGTTAAAGATTGTGACGCCGGCTACGGCGGCAGACGCAAAAGGACTTCTGCGCGCCGCACTGCGCGACCCTGATCCCGTGCTCTATTTTGAACACAAAGGCATGTATCGCGCGATTCGTGACGATGTCCCAGAAGGCGATTTCACAGTGCCGATTGGCAAGGCGCGCGTGGCGCGCGAAGGCGATGACCTCACAGTGATCACCTATGGGCTGATGGTCCATCACACGCTGACGGCGGCAGAACGGCTTGCGGCGGATGGGATATCTACCCATGTCATCGATCTGCGCTCGATCCTTCCGCTTGATCGCGAAGCTATCCTCGAGGCGGCGCGGCGTACGGGGAAGGTGCTCATCGTGCATGAAGACAACAAGACTGGCGGGATTGGCGCGGAGGTATCGGCGCTCATCGCCGAGGAGGCGCTCTTTGATCTTGATGCGCCGATTGCGCGGCTTTGCGGCCCAGATGTTCCAGCCATGCCGTTTAGCGCGCCGCTCGAAGCGTTTTATATGCTCAATTCGACCAAGATTGAAGATGCGATGCGCAAACTCGCCGCGTTTTAA